A genome region from Haloarcula rubripromontorii includes the following:
- a CDS encoding DUF7557 family protein has product MSRTSIPIDTDTKDRLDEAKREDETWDEFLLRIVASTGDGMSPGALSDEEAEEALEIVREGRER; this is encoded by the coding sequence ATGAGCCGAACATCCATTCCCATAGATACCGATACAAAAGACAGACTCGACGAGGCGAAACGAGAAGATGAAACGTGGGATGAATTCCTCCTCCGAATTGTTGCATCGACCGGTGATGGGATGTCTCCAGGGGCACTGTCTGATGAAGAAGCCGAGGAAGCACTGGAGATCGTACGAGAAGGTCGCGAGCGGTAA
- a CDS encoding PIN domain-containing protein yields MFLDTSAIIAYQQGDERAVEYLDDGRPWYTSTICAFEYINGRLGSGETDVLAVRQEFSDVQTLDLNEPIAVEAARLQDEIMTDGGRLATADMLVAATARSTGDELVVADSDFETEVLQTVMEVTNLRK; encoded by the coding sequence ATGTTTCTCGATACCTCCGCGATTATCGCCTACCAGCAAGGAGACGAGCGCGCTGTCGAGTATCTCGATGATGGCCGGCCATGGTACACATCTACAATCTGCGCCTTCGAGTATATCAACGGCCGGCTTGGAAGCGGTGAAACTGACGTACTGGCCGTCAGACAAGAGTTTTCGGATGTGCAGACACTTGACCTGAACGAGCCCATTGCAGTCGAGGCCGCACGCCTGCAAGATGAAATAATGACTGACGGAGGGCGACTGGCAACTGCTGATATGCTTGTTGCGGCTACAGCCCGCTCAACGGGTGACGAACTTGTCGTCGCGGATAGCGACTTCGAGACTGAAGTCCTTCAAACTGTGATGGAGGTCACGAACCTCCGTAAATGA